The DNA region GAAACGGGAACAACGGGAATGCCTGAACCATAGGCCAGCCCTTGTACAATGCCCATACAGATCCGCAATCCAGTAAAGGAACCAGGGCCACGCCCGAATGCAATTACATCCACCTCGGACACGCTGATTCCCTCTTCACCCAACACCTCATCAACCATAGGCAACAAGCGTTGGGTGTGGCTTTTAGTGGCTATTTCATGGCGAATACCCAATTTTCCGTCACGATTGAGCGCGACCGAGCAGGCATCCGTCGAGGAGTCCAGGGCGAGAATCAAACTCATGGCAGGTGAGTCCACAACCAAAAAACACATCCGGAAAATAAAATAGGCTCCGTAGAGCCCATTTTCAGTACATCAACAGAGACCTGTTAACGCAATACATCAAGCAACTGCTGGCGAATGCTATCCACACTGCCGATACCATTAATGCGGGTATATTTGGGGGCTTTGACCTTACCTTCCGCTACCAGCTTTTGATAAAAGCCAACCAGGGGTTCCGTTTGTTCGTGATAAACCGCCAGACGCTTACGCACAGTTGCCTCATGGTCATCAGGGCGCTGCACCAAAGGCTCACCGGTAACATCATCGTGACCTTCAACCCTGGGGGCATTATGGATGATGTGATAAACCCGGCCAGAGGCTTCATGCACACGGCGGCCACTCAGGCGCGCAACGATTTCCTCGTCGGGAACATGAATCTCAATCACATGATCGATATGGACATCCGCTTCCAGTAAAGCTTCAGCCTGGGGAATAGTCCGGGGAAAACCATCAAACAGAAAACCATTGGAACAGTCGCTGGAGCTAATACGCTCTTTCACCAGGGCAATAATCAAATCATCAGAGACAAGGCCACCGGAAGCCATAATATCCTTAGCCTGCAAACCAAGGGGAGTACCCGCCTTAACCGCCGCCCGCAACATATCGCCCGTGGAAATTTGCGGAATACCAAAATGCTCCATTATCAATTGTGCTTGTGTTCCCTTGCCCGCACCCGGCGCGCCCAACAGTATTACTCTCATTTATGGATTGCTCCTCAGTCTTATTTTCGCGCTAACAGGTGTAAAGCTTCGTCGCTCAAACCTTTCTTGACCCGACAAATTAAATGTCAAATCAAGCCCCGGGACCCTGCCGATAGGGGTTGATCCGCTGGAATGCCCCGATAAAAGAGGCGTTACGATACACGTCAAGCCATGCAATCACAATACACCCTGTTTTGTGACCCAGTGCTGCCTTATGGGGATTTATATGCCAGCATCGGATATTCCTCGTCCGATCCCCTAAAACACATGAAGTACATCCTCATTTTATTGCCAGAAAGTGACACTCATCCTAGAATATGAGTCAAAGCCCCCGACCACTAGGATAAAAACATGGCACAAACCATAGAACTCGATGATTATGATCGCAAAATACTGCGCGCCCTCCAGGAAAATGCAGATTATTCCATGGCAGATCTGGGCAATATGATTGGCCTCAGCCACACGCCGTGCTGGCGCCGCCTCAAGCGGCTGGAAACGGAAGGGGTTATCCGCGGCAAGGTTACCCTGCTCGACCCCAAACTGCTCAATCTGGGGGTGACTGTACACGCCTATATCACGATCAAAAACCATGATGCCAGTTCACTGGAAGCCTTTGAAACGGCCGTGCAAGCCATTCCCGAAGTGGTGGAATGCTATTCCACCAGTGGTGAAAAAGATTATGTACTGCGGGTGGTGGTAGAGAGTGTCGAGCATTACGAACGGCTGATGAAACAAACCCTGATCCATTTGCCCAAT from Cellvibrio japonicus Ueda107 includes:
- the adk gene encoding adenylate kinase → MRVILLGAPGAGKGTQAQLIMEHFGIPQISTGDMLRAAVKAGTPLGLQAKDIMASGGLVSDDLIIALVKERISSSDCSNGFLFDGFPRTIPQAEALLEADVHIDHVIEIHVPDEEIVARLSGRRVHEASGRVYHIIHNAPRVEGHDDVTGEPLVQRPDDHEATVRKRLAVYHEQTEPLVGFYQKLVAEGKVKAPKYTRINGIGSVDSIRQQLLDVLR
- a CDS encoding Lrp/AsnC family transcriptional regulator; its protein translation is MAQTIELDDYDRKILRALQENADYSMADLGNMIGLSHTPCWRRLKRLETEGVIRGKVTLLDPKLLNLGVTVHAYITIKNHDASSLEAFETAVQAIPEVVECYSTSGEKDYVLRVVVESVEHYERLMKQTLIHLPNIGSINSAFALKQVKFTTQLPI